From the Pirellulales bacterium genome, one window contains:
- a CDS encoding alpha/beta hydrolase → MSCPALSDGRFLHDERRLRQIEPMQSTKFTLTTPDDVSLHVYRWQSPGPVKAVVQIAHGWVEHAARYGRLAEALCAAGYAVFANDHRGHGRTARSSAELGFFAERDGWNHCVADLWQLHQRIAAELPGAPIIAMGHSLGSFMIQQFLSEHGNAVAGAVLSATNGKPPAIAPLALVLAHAERLRLGRHGTSKILQYLFIGALNKSFEPARTPFDWLSRDTAEVDKYLADPLCGFSPQVQAYLDVVHGLAEMSRSARQARIPQQLPIYIFYGSRDPVAVNMKQLRAAYRTAGLAQVTYKEYPDARHETLNEINRDEVTRDLIAWLDSVVDRASQTAGATSAPRGA, encoded by the coding sequence ATGAGCTGTCCAGCACTCAGCGATGGTCGATTCCTGCACGACGAACGCCGCTTGAGACAGATAGAACCTATGCAAAGCACGAAGTTCACACTGACCACGCCTGACGACGTGTCGCTGCACGTTTATCGTTGGCAGTCGCCAGGTCCGGTCAAAGCGGTGGTGCAGATCGCCCATGGCTGGGTCGAACACGCGGCGCGATACGGCCGGCTGGCCGAGGCCCTGTGTGCGGCGGGCTACGCCGTATTTGCAAACGATCACCGCGGGCATGGCCGCACGGCGCGCTCTTCGGCCGAACTGGGTTTCTTTGCCGAGCGCGACGGCTGGAACCACTGCGTTGCCGACCTGTGGCAGCTTCATCAGCGAATCGCGGCCGAATTGCCTGGCGCGCCCATCATCGCAATGGGGCATTCGCTCGGTTCGTTTATGATTCAGCAATTCCTCAGCGAGCATGGCAATGCGGTCGCCGGCGCGGTGCTTTCGGCCACCAACGGCAAGCCCCCGGCTATTGCGCCGCTGGCGCTTGTTCTGGCACATGCCGAGCGGCTGCGCTTGGGCCGGCATGGCACGAGCAAGATATTGCAGTACCTGTTTATTGGAGCATTGAACAAATCGTTTGAGCCGGCGCGGACGCCGTTTGACTGGCTATCGCGCGACACGGCCGAGGTCGACAAGTATCTGGCTGATCCGCTGTGCGGCTTTTCGCCGCAGGTGCAGGCGTATCTGGACGTGGTACACGGGCTGGCCGAGATGTCGCGATCCGCGCGACAAGCGCGCATCCCGCAGCAGTTGCCGATTTACATTTTCTACGGCAGCCGCGATCCGGTGGCGGTCAATATGAAGCAACTGCGGGCGGCTTACCGAACGGCCGGGCTCGCGCAGGTCACGTACAAGGAATATCCCGACGCCCGGCACGAGACATTGAATGAGATTAATCGTGACGAAGTGACGCGAGATTTAATCGCCTGGCTGGACAGCGTCGTCGATCGCGCGAGCCAGACCGCCGGCGCAACGAGTGCGCCGCGCGGCGCCTGA
- a CDS encoding transglutaminase-like domain-containing protein encodes MSELMCGTAKCLRLLAMLLMVLPGCAPQKSTLPDASATDLSATSPAAADSPATVRRVSAGDPPVANSVEPLSATGPDERLARLVGQDRWDVYYLGGARFGYGSTRWRRMADKPDLIVASGMLRLSIKRFGEVSDSEVSMSVVETTAGEIRSFESDARLGPTPNRARGKLVAGTMQITLDSGGQTRGSSIAWPKGTGGYFVVDEELLCRPMRPGERRTVRSLMPIFNQIAEIELRAVQLESTELLDGRRELLRIETTTKLPGADPMEGVMWTDRDGETVKTLTTALDQVAYRTTKAIALGKSEAAGLDLGDRSLVRLAKPLADPHRAKEIHYRCHLDEGDPARVFLSDASQQVTAIDPHTAEIVVRALRPAASGAEGGTGDRASGSAGTGEAAKTPTDDDRQPNSFIQSDNPRIVAMAREGAGNEKDPWRTAVALERYVRDKVKVKNYSQTFATAADVAQSLEGDCTEHAVLLAALLRARGLPARVAIGLVYVPAEQAFGFHMWTEVYVDGQWIGVDGTLGLGGIGAGHLKLATSSLKEATAFSSFLPVAQVLGKLKIEVRDENR; translated from the coding sequence TCTCGGCCGGCGATCCACCGGTCGCCAACAGCGTTGAGCCGCTCTCGGCAACAGGGCCCGACGAGCGTCTTGCCAGGTTGGTCGGTCAGGACAGATGGGACGTTTATTACCTCGGCGGGGCACGATTCGGTTACGGATCGACGCGCTGGCGACGCATGGCCGACAAGCCAGACCTGATCGTCGCCTCAGGCATGCTGCGGTTGTCCATCAAGCGCTTTGGCGAAGTGAGCGATTCCGAAGTTAGCATGTCGGTTGTCGAAACCACGGCCGGAGAAATCCGCAGCTTCGAGTCTGACGCGCGGCTCGGACCGACGCCCAACAGGGCCCGCGGAAAGCTCGTTGCCGGCACGATGCAAATCACGCTCGATTCCGGCGGCCAGACTCGCGGCAGTAGCATCGCGTGGCCCAAGGGGACTGGGGGATACTTTGTCGTCGACGAAGAACTGCTCTGCCGGCCCATGCGGCCCGGCGAGCGGCGTACCGTGCGATCGCTGATGCCGATTTTCAACCAGATTGCCGAGATCGAGCTGCGGGCTGTGCAACTCGAATCGACCGAATTGCTCGACGGCCGGCGGGAACTTTTGCGGATCGAAACGACGACGAAATTGCCCGGCGCCGACCCGATGGAAGGTGTCATGTGGACCGACCGCGACGGCGAGACCGTCAAGACATTGACCACGGCGCTCGATCAGGTCGCCTATCGTACGACAAAGGCGATCGCACTGGGCAAGTCTGAAGCCGCGGGACTCGACCTGGGAGATCGCTCGCTGGTGCGGCTTGCAAAACCGCTAGCCGATCCCCATCGCGCTAAGGAAATACACTATCGTTGTCATCTCGACGAGGGGGATCCGGCCCGGGTGTTTTTGTCTGATGCGAGCCAGCAGGTCACGGCGATCGATCCGCACACCGCGGAAATTGTCGTGCGGGCGCTGCGGCCCGCGGCGTCGGGGGCTGAAGGTGGGACAGGGGATCGCGCGTCAGGTAGCGCCGGTACGGGCGAAGCAGCAAAAACCCCCACGGATGATGATCGGCAGCCCAACAGTTTCATTCAGAGCGATAATCCGCGGATCGTGGCGATGGCGCGCGAGGGGGCAGGGAACGAGAAGGATCCCTGGCGCACCGCTGTGGCCCTGGAACGATATGTCCGCGACAAGGTGAAGGTGAAGAACTACTCGCAGACCTTCGCCACGGCCGCGGATGTCGCTCAGAGTCTCGAAGGCGATTGCACCGAGCACGCCGTCCTGTTGGCGGCACTATTGCGTGCGCGTGGGCTGCCAGCCCGCGTGGCGATCGGACTAGTTTACGTCCCGGCCGAACAAGCTTTCGGTTTTCACATGTGGACCGAGGTTTATGTCGACGGACAGTGGATCGGAGTCGATGGCACGTTGGGCCTGGGAGGAATCGGCGCCGGCCATTTGAAACTGGCCACGTCGAGCCTGAAGGAAGCAACGGCATTCTCGAGCTTCTTGCCCGTGGCCCAAGTGTTGGGGAAGCTCAAGATCGAGGTGCGCGACGAGAATCGATAA
- a CDS encoding redoxin domain-containing protein, translated as MRRIGLLAAIGFVGVVMATVCQASMAAAATADASPIGRKIEAFSLPDHHGRDISLSELKGQNATVVVFLGAECPLAKIYAPRLAELAKEFASKGVAFVGVDANLQDSLSDIAAFAKSHELGFPVLKDLGNKLADAMGAQRTPEVFLLDGDQTIRYCGRIDDQYGFKTGAGYVKPKLNERFLASAIDEVLAGKPVAKPMTKADGCLIGRVKHEPHGDVTYANQIARIFNDRCVNCHRPGEIAPFAMTSYDEVQGWAEMIGEVVAGGQMPPWFADPGHGHFSNDARLTEDEKKLITTWIANGCPEGDTNKLPAPRQFVDGWQIGTPDQICYMSDEAYKVPAEGTVEYQFFTVDPGWKEDKWVQASECRPSNRSVVHHIIVFIKVEGQDEFEGGRGGLAGYAPGTPPHTNPAGTATFVPAGAKLVFQLHYTPNGTAQDDRSAVGFKFADPKTVKKTLRDGMIGDVAFKIPPGDGNFEIKGKHRFLKDTLLLSLMPHMHLRGKSFKFEAQYPDGTKEVLLDVPQYDFNWQLRYYLAEPKLMPKGTRLECTAHFDNSADNLANPDPTATVKFGEQTWEEMMFGFYTSIDPKEDRTAEKVAGAKSSGGDKGGDSSSAAPE; from the coding sequence ATGCGGCGTATCGGCCTCCTCGCGGCGATCGGATTTGTCGGTGTCGTGATGGCCACGGTCTGCCAAGCGTCGATGGCGGCAGCGGCCACGGCCGACGCCTCGCCGATTGGTCGAAAGATCGAAGCCTTCTCATTGCCCGACCATCACGGCCGCGACATCTCGCTGAGCGAGTTGAAGGGGCAAAACGCCACAGTCGTCGTCTTCCTGGGCGCCGAATGCCCGCTCGCCAAGATCTATGCGCCGCGTTTGGCCGAATTGGCCAAGGAGTTTGCATCCAAGGGTGTTGCGTTCGTCGGCGTCGACGCCAACCTGCAAGACTCGCTCTCGGACATCGCGGCATTCGCGAAGAGTCACGAACTCGGTTTTCCCGTCCTTAAGGATCTGGGAAACAAGTTGGCCGACGCGATGGGTGCGCAGCGCACGCCCGAGGTCTTCCTGCTCGATGGTGACCAGACGATTCGTTATTGCGGTCGCATTGATGATCAATACGGCTTCAAGACCGGAGCCGGCTACGTGAAGCCCAAGTTGAATGAACGTTTCCTCGCCTCGGCCATCGACGAAGTGTTGGCGGGCAAGCCAGTGGCCAAGCCCATGACCAAGGCCGACGGTTGCCTGATTGGCCGTGTCAAGCATGAACCGCACGGCGATGTAACCTATGCGAACCAGATTGCGCGAATCTTCAACGATCGCTGCGTCAATTGCCATCGGCCGGGCGAGATCGCCCCGTTTGCCATGACCTCGTACGACGAGGTGCAAGGTTGGGCGGAAATGATTGGCGAGGTGGTTGCCGGCGGACAAATGCCTCCTTGGTTTGCCGACCCAGGTCATGGGCACTTTAGCAATGACGCCCGTCTGACTGAGGACGAAAAGAAACTCATCACGACCTGGATCGCCAACGGCTGCCCCGAAGGGGACACCAACAAGTTGCCGGCGCCGCGCCAGTTTGTCGATGGTTGGCAGATCGGCACGCCGGATCAGATCTGCTACATGAGTGACGAAGCCTACAAAGTTCCGGCGGAAGGAACTGTTGAATATCAGTTCTTCACAGTCGATCCCGGTTGGAAAGAAGACAAGTGGGTGCAGGCCAGCGAATGCCGACCGAGCAATCGCAGCGTAGTGCATCACATCATCGTCTTCATCAAGGTCGAAGGGCAGGACGAGTTTGAAGGGGGCCGCGGCGGCCTGGCCGGCTATGCACCGGGAACGCCTCCGCATACCAATCCGGCAGGCACGGCCACGTTCGTACCGGCCGGGGCGAAATTAGTCTTCCAACTGCACTACACCCCCAACGGCACGGCGCAAGACGATCGTAGCGCGGTGGGGTTCAAGTTTGCGGATCCGAAGACGGTAAAGAAAACGCTCCGCGACGGCATGATCGGCGACGTGGCGTTCAAGATTCCGCCTGGCGACGGCAACTTCGAAATCAAGGGGAAGCACCGCTTTCTGAAAGACACCTTGCTGTTGAGCCTGATGCCGCACATGCATCTGCGCGGCAAGAGCTTCAAGTTCGAGGCGCAATATCCGGACGGCACCAAAGAAGTCCTGCTCGATGTTCCCCAGTACGACTTCAATTGGCAACTGCGTTATTATTTGGCCGAGCCGAAGCTGATGCCCAAGGGAACGCGACTGGAATGCACGGCCCACTTCGATAATTCGGCCGACAACCTGGCCAACCCCGACCCGACGGCCACCGTCAAATTCGGTGAACAGACGTGGGAAGAAATGATGTTCGGCTTCTACACGTCGATCGATCCGAAAGAGGACCGCACGGCTGAAAAAGTAGCCGGCGCAAAATCCTCTGGTGGCGATAAGGGAGGAGACAGCTCCTCGGCCGCGCCTGAGTAA